GCGGGGGTGTTGAAGGCGACGCCGGCGGCGCGGATGTCGTGGACGTAGAGCTTGCCGATCTGGTCGTCCTTGACCTTGCCGACATAGGCGGCGCGTGCCCCCAAGCTGCCGATGCCGACGATGGTGTTGGCAGCCGAGCCGCCCGAGACTTCCGTGGCCGGCCCCATGTCCTTGTAGATGGCCGCGGCCCGCGCCTCGTCGATCAGGGACATGCTGCCCTTGGTCATGCCATGCTTGGCCAAAAAGGCCTCGTCGGTCCTGACCAGCACGTCGAACAGCGCGTTACCGATGCCGAGAACGTCATATTTCACGTCAGCCATTCACCTTGATCCTGTTTGGCGGATTGCGATACCTGCGGAAATCCGCTTCCTGTCGGCCTGAAATCTGGCTCGCGGCCTATCACGACCGGGCCTTTGCGGGCAAGCAACGGTATTATTAAAGAGCATGATCCGCTCCTTCCTGACCGTCTCGACGGGAACACTGGCCTCGCGGCTGCTGGGCTTTGCGCGCGATTCCATGATCGCGGCACTGCTTGGCACCGGCGCGGTGGCGGATGCGTTCCTGGCGGCGTTCCAGCTCGTCAACGTGGTGCGACGACTGCTCAGCGAGGGGGCGCTGAATGCGGCGCTGATTCCGGCCTGGCTCCGGATCAGGGACAGCGACGGCGCAGCGGCTGCGGCGGCATTCGCCGGGCGCGTGCTCGGCACGGTCAGCGTGGCCCTGGTCGCGATCTCGATCTTCATTGCGCTCGCAATGCCGCTGATCATCACGGTGATCGCGCCTGGCTTTCTCGGCAGTGGCACGCTCGATCTCGCCGTGCACAATGCGCGGCTGATGCTGCCCTATCTCGCCTTTGCCGGCCCGGTCACCGTGCTGATGGGGCTGCTCAACGCACAAGGCCGCTTTGCGCTCACGGCGTTCTCGCCGCTGCTGTTCAACATCGCCCTGATCGCCGCGATCGCGATGCTGCTCGTCTGGCATGCCGATGCGACCTTCGCGGCGTGGCTGCTGGCGGCCACCGTCGGCATCGCCGGCCTGCTGCAACTCGCGATGCTGCTGTCGCAGCGAAGCGGACACCTCGCAACACCGTTGCGCGTCAACTTCGACAAGGAGATGCAGGCCTTTTTCGCCAAGGCCGTACCCGGCATGATCGCAAGCTCGGGCCCGCAATGGCTGATGGTGGCGGGCGCGATCATCGCTTCGTCGACGCCCTCCGCGGTCTCCTGGCTCTATTTCGCCAACCGCCTGATCGAGCTGCCGCTCGGCATCGTCGGCGTCGCCATGGGCACGGTGCTGGTGCCGGAGCTGACCCGCGCGGTCGGAAGCCGCGACCGCGATGCTGTAGCGCATGCGGAATCACGCGCGCTGGAGCTTGCGACCGGGCTGGCGCTGCCGGCCACAATCGGCCTGATCGTGCTGGCCGAGCCGATCGTGCGGCTTCTGTTCGAGCATGGCGCCTTTGGCGCACAGGACAGCGCGGCGACGGCGCACGCGCTGATGTGGCTGGCGCTCGGCCTGCCCGCGCATGTGCTGATCAAGGCGCTGTCGCCGGCCTTCTATGCCCGCAGCGACACGATGACGCCGTTGCTGGCAACGGCCAAAGGGTTCGTGGTGACGGTCGTGCTCGCGGTTCTGCTCGGCCATTTCCTTGGCACGAGCGGGATCGCGGCGAGTATCGCGGCCGGCGCCTGGAGCAGCGCGCTTGCGCTGATCCGGAAAGGCACCGGCGAATTCGGCTTCTCGGCTGATGCCGCCGCGCGAAAACGGCTGCCGCGGATCCTGCTCGCCGCCGCCGCCATGGGCGCCCTGCTCTGGCTGACTGCAGGTCTTGTGCCTGGCGAAGCCCACGGCCTCATCCATGTCATCGTGCTGGGTGCGCAGATCGCGGCCGGGATCGCCGTCTACGGCCTGCTCCTGCAAATCCTCGGTGCCGCCTCCTGGCGCGAGGCGGCCAGCGCCCTGAAGCGGCCCGCCTAACGAAATGCCCTTGACGAGGCAGCGCCGCTGTTGGAAACGACGGCCGAATACCTTTTGGGAAGGCTGACAATGGCATTCGTTGAACGGGTCTTTTCGGGCGTCCAGCCGACGGGCAATCTTCATCTCGGCAACTATCTCGGCGCGATCGTCAACTTCGTGAAGATGCAGGAAACCCACAACTGCATCTATTGCGTCGTCGACATGCACGCGATCACGCAAGGGCTGGACGTCTGGGGCGGGCCGGCCGAGCTCACGCGCAACACCCGCGAGGTCACCGCGGCGTTCATCGCTGCGGGCATCGATCCGAAGAAGCACATCGTGTTCAACCAGAGCCAGGTCTCGGGCCATGCCGAGCTCGCCTGGATCTTCAACTGCGTCGCGCGCATGGGCTGGCTCAGCCGCATGACCCAGTTCAAGGAGAAGGCCGGCAAGGACCGCGAGAACGCCTCGGTCGGGCTGTTCGACTATCCCGTGCTGATGGCGGCCGACATTCTGCTTTACCGCGCCACCCACGTGCCTGTTGGCGAGGACCAGAAGCAGCATCTCGAGCTCTCGCGCGACATCGCGCAGAAGTTCAACAACGACTTTGGCGATTCCATTCGCGCCCAGGGCGCCAATGACGGCCTGTTCTTCCCGCTGCCGGAACCCTTCATCACGGGCCCGGCGACACGCGTGATGAGCCTGCGCGACGGCACCAAGAAGATGTCGAAGTCGGACGCCTCCGACAATTCGCGCATCAATCTGACCGACGATGCCGACACCATAGCCCAGAAGATCCGCAAGGCGAAAACCGATCCGGAGCCGCTGCCGAGTGAAGAGAAGGGCCTGGAAGCGCGTCCCGAGGCCGACAATCTCGTCGGCATCTTCGCCGCGCTCTCGGACCGCTCCAAGGCGGACGTGCTGCGCGATTTCGGCGGCGGCCAGTTCTCCAGCTTCAAGAATGCGCTGGCGGAGCTGTGCGTCACCAAGCTCGCGCCGATCGCCGGCGAGATGAAGCGCCTCGTTGCCGACCCCGACCATATCGACGCGATCCTGAACGACGGCTCCGACCGGGCCCGCGCCATCGCCGACGAGACGATGAAGCTCTCCAAGGACATCGTCGGCTTCATCCGCCGGCGCTGATCGTCGCGTCAGCGCAACGTCGGCCGGCGCCACCGCGCCGGCCGACGTCCCCTCTCCCAAAACGGGAGGGAGTGTGGCAGCATGCTCGCCGCGCACACACCGGGACATGCATGACCAGCAAGCGACTTTGCTTCGAGCCGGGTCACAAGCCCAAATGCCTCGTCATCGTCGATGACACCGCCGAATGGGATCGCGCGGTCTATTACGCCAGCCGCTGGGCGATCCGCGCCGGCGGCGGCGTGGTGATGCTCCGCATCATCGAGCCGGAGCAGCAGAGCCAGGAATGGCTCGGTGTCGCCGATATCATGCGCGCCGAGGCGCAAGAAGCCGCCGAAGCCGCGCTCGACCGCGCCGCCGGTAGAGCCAACGGCATCGCCGCGATCACGCCGGAACGGGTGATCCGGGAGGGCGCCGCGATGGAGCAGCTGCTCGCTGCCATCGACGAGGACCCTGACATCGCCATGCTGGTGCTCGCCGCCAATCCCGGCGCGGAAGGGCCCGGGCCCCTGGTCGCCCTGCTCTCGCATGAGGTGGGGACGTTTCCGGTGCCGGTGACGATCATCTCGGGCGCGCTGAGCGACCAAAGCGTGGATTCGCTTTCGTAGCTACGCGGCCTCTTACCCTCCCCTGGAGGGGGAGGGTCGGCTCACATCTGAGCGCAGCGAAGATGAGAGACGGGGTGGGGTGAAGGTCTCTCCGCCGCGAACAGTGCCCGTGTGGAGAGATCACCCCGCCCCGCTCGCGCTGCGCGCGATCGACCCTCCCCCTCTGGGGGAGGTAAGCGACGCCACAACCCACTGATATTACAACGAAACGCCCGCCTCACCCCTTGATCGTGCGTTCCTCGTCGCCATCTGCTAGTGGATAGGGCACGCGCCGGCCTTGAACCGGCGACGTCTGGAGAAAACCATGTTCATTCAAACCGAAGCCACCCCTAATCCCGCCACGCTGAAGTTTATTCCCGGCCGCGTCGTGGTCGACGGCAGCCCGATGGAGTTTTCGAGCCGCGAAGCCGCGGGCCGCTCGCCGCTGGCCGAAAAGCTGTTCGACGTGCCTGGCGTCACCGGCGTGTTCTACGGATCGGACTTCATCACCGTGACCAAGGCGGGCGGTGAATGGCAGCAGCTTAAGCCCGCGATCCTCGGCGCAATCATGGAGCACTACATGTCTGGTGCGCCGCTGCTCGCCGACGGTACGGCGCAAGCCGACGCCGATCTCGACGACGAGGACGAATTCTTCGACGAAGCCGATGCCGAGACGGTCGACATGATCAAGGACCTGATCGAGACCCGTGTGCGGCCGGCCGTAGCCAATGACGGCGGTGACATCACCTTCCGCGGCTTCAAGGACGGGATCGTCTATCTCAACATGAAGGGTGCCTGCTCAGGCTGCCCGTCATCGACCGCGACGCTCCAGCACGGCATCCAGAACCTGCTCAAGCATTTCGTGCCTGACGTGGTCGAAGTCCGGCCGATGTAAGACGGTGCCGTAGGGTGGGCAGAGGCGCACTTGCGCCGTGCCCACCAACCAGGATGAAAGAGCCGTGGTGGGCACGCTTCGCTTTGCCCACCCTACGAAGTACGGCGATATCAGGGGGTTGCGAATAGTGCGCGAAGAATGGCGGATAGGCGCGTGGTTCGCTAGACTGTTCGCCATTCGCCACTCGCCATTCGCTTTTCCATGCTGATCCTCGCCATCGATACCGCGCTCGACGCCTGCGCGGCCGCCGTGCTCGACACCGAAACCGCCGAGCTGCGCGCGCAGGAATCACTGCCGATGAAGCGGGGGCATGCCGAAGCGTTGATGCCGCTGATCGCGCGGGTGATGCAATCGGCAGCGCTCAGCTTCACCGCGCTCGACCGCATCGCCGTCACAGTCGGCCCCGGCAGCTTCACCGGCCTGCGCGTCGGCATTTCGGCGGCGCGCGGCCTTGCGCTCGCGGCCGAGCGGCCGGCCATCGGCCTGACCACCTTGTCGGCCTATGCCGCCACCATCGTCGGCCAGAGCCGATCGGCGCCCGTGATCTCCGCGATCGACGCGCGGCACGACCACGTCTATTTCCAGATCGTCGCCGGCGACGGCAGCCAGCTGGTGCGACCGAAAGTCGCCAGCATCGACGAGGCCATCGCGGCCTCGCAATTCGGCGCGCCGCATCTGGTCGGCAACGCCGCAAACATCCTTGCCGAGCGCTGGCCGAAGGATGGGCCGCAACCCGTTGCGGTCGACGCACAAGCCGCGCCCGACATCGGCTGGGTCGCTTGGCTCGGTGCCGCCGCCGATCCCGCGACAAATCCGGCGCGGCCGTTCTATCTAAAAGCACCCGATGCCAAGCCGGCCGCACAGGCGCCGCTCGCACAAGCCGCAAACTCATGATGAGATGGTTGTCGCAATGGTGGCGCGGCGGCACCGCCGCCGTCGAGCCCGCGTCCGCACGCGATGCCGCGCGGCTGGCGCAGCTTCATGGCGCCTCCTTCGCACGCGGCTGGGGCGAAGGCGAGTTCGAGGGCATGATCAGCGAGCGCAACACGCTGGTGCATCGCTTGCGCCTTGGCCGCAGCACGATCGGCTTTGCGGTGTCGCGGATCGGCGCGGACGAAGCGGAAATCCTCTCGATCGCAGTCGACCAGGCCCATCGCGGCCGCGGCCTCTCCCGCACGCTGCTGATGACCCATCTCGGCCATCTCGCGGGGCGCGGCGTGCGCACCATATTTCTTGAAGTTGAGGAAAATAACCAGCCGGCGCGCCGGCTGTATGATCGGGCCGGATTCATGGTGGTCGGGCGCCGCGAACGCTACTATAAGCAGCCGAACGGGGAACAATTGAACGCCCTTCTGATGCGACGTGACTTGTCGTAACATTGATGGCAGAAAGCGCCCCGTCAGGCAGATCCATCATGACCGCACTGAAACCCTCTTCCGCATCCAAGGCGTCCGGCATCGAGGCCCGCTGTGCCGCCACCGGCATGCGCATGACCGAGCAGCGCCGCGTCATCGCCCGCGTGCTCGCGGAGGCGGTCGACCATCCCGATGTCGAGGAGCTGTACCGGCGCTGCGTCGCAGTCGACGACAAGATCTCGATCTCGACGGTGTATCGTACCGTGAAATTGTTCGAGGATGCCGGCATCATCGAGCGCCACGATTTCCGCGAGGGCCGCGCGCGCTACGAGACGATGCGCGACAGCCACCACGACCACCTCATCAACCTTCGCGATGGCAAGGTGATCGAGTTCACCTCCGAAGAGATCGAGAAGCTCCAGGCGGAGATCGCGCGCAAGCTCGGCTACCGACTGGTCGATCACCGGCTCGAGCTCTATTGCGTGCCGCTCGACGACGACAAGCCGACGTCTTAGTTGGGCATGATCTCCGCGCAAACGCCTTCCGCGTTTGTCGCGCGGGAAAACCGCTCCACACTTTTCCGGATCATGCCTTAGTGCCGATAGACCTCATCATCTTCGATTGCGACGGCGTGCTCGTGGATAGCGAGGTGATCTCCTGTCGCGCGCATGCGGATGTACTGACGAGGCACGGCTATCCGATCACGTCGGACCAAGTGTTCGAGCGCTTCCTCGGTCGCTCGACGCGGCAGGCCAATCTCGAGATCGAGACCGAGCTCGGCCGCAAGCTGCCCGACGCCTATCACGGCGATCTTCAGGCCGAGTTGTTCCGTTCGTTCGAGGCCGATCTCGAAGCGATCCGAGGCATCCATGACGTGCTCGAGGTCGTCACCCAGCGCGTCTGCGTCGCCTCGAGCGGCTCGCATCAGCGCATGCGCGTGAGCCTGGGGAGTACGGGCCTGTACGAGCGCCTCGCGCCGAACATCTTCTCGGCCTCACAGGTGAAGAACGGAAAGCCGGCGCCGGACCTGTTCCTGTTCGCGGCGAACGAGATGGGCGTATCGCCAGAGCGCTGCGTCGTGATCGAGGACAGCCTGGCCGGCATTGCCGGCGCGCGGGCGGCCGGGATGACCGTGTTCGGCTTTTACGGGGGCAGCCATTGCGGCGACGGCTATGCCGAAACGCTGCGCGAGGCCGGCGCTGATCTGCTCTTTTCCGACATGCATGAGCTGCCGGAGCTGGTCCGGCGGGTCGAAACGGACGCCCTGGCGGGCTGATTTCGGCCACTCCGCGTGATTCCGAGGCACCCTTGGACGCGGGAATCTCGCGGCAAAACTCTGAAATCCGGGTTCGCGCTGGCGTGCGCCCCGGAATGACGACCCGAAAAGCGGCCAATCGCTGGATTTTCACCCCTCCAGCCTATATCTGAGGGCCGTCCTCCACCTCAATTTCGGGTTCCATGACGCCGCCGCGCAAGCTGCACATCAAATCATATGGCTGCCAGATGAACGTCTACGATGCCCAGCGCATGGTGGACACGCTGGCGCCGGAAGGATTCGTGGAGACGGCCAGCGCCGAGGAAGCCGACCTCGTCATCCTCAACACCTGCCATATCCGCGAGAAGGCCTCAGAGAAGGTCTATTCCGAGCTCGGGCGCTTGCGCGTCGCCAAGGACGAGGCCGCGCGCGCGGGCCGCGCGATGCAGATCGCGGTCGCCGGCTGCGTGGCGCAGGCCGAGGGCGAGGAGATCGTGCGCCGCGCGCCCGTCGTCGACGTCGTGGTCGGACCGCAGAGCTACCATCACCTGCCGGATCTCCTGAAGCGCGCCGGCGACGAGGGCCGGGCAATCGAGACGGAGTTTCCCGCGGCCGACAAGTTCGGCTTCCTGGCCCAGCCCAAACCCGACGCGATCCGCGCGCGCGGCATTTCCGCTTTCGTCACGGTGCAGGAAGGCTGCGACAAGTTCTGCACCTTCTGCGTCGTGCCCTATACGCGCGGCGCCGAGGTGTCGCGCCCCGTTGCAAAGATCGTGGACGACGTGAAGCGGCTTGCCGACAACGGCGTGCGCGAGCTCACCTTGATCGGGCAGAACGTCAACGCCTATCACGGCGAAGGGCCGGATGGAAAAAGCTGGCCGCTCGGCCGGTTGCTCGAGCATCTGGCAAAAATTCCGGGCATCGCGCGGCTGCGCTATTCGACCAGCCATCCGCGCGACGTCGACGATAGTTTGATTGCGGCCCATCGCGATCTCGGTGCCCTGATGCCGTTCGTGCATCTGCCGGTGCAGTCGGGCTCGGACCGGATTCTGGCCGCCATGAACCGGAAACATACCGCCGATGATTATCTCGATGTCATCGACCGTTTCCGTACCGCACGCCAAGATATTGCTTTTTCATCAGATTTTATCGTCGGCTTCCCCGGCGAGAACGAGCAAGATTTTCTTGCCACCCTCGCGCTTGTCACGCAAATCGGCTACGCTGCGGCTTATTCGTTCAAATACTCCGCCCGGCCGGGAACGCCGGCCGCGGACATGCAAGAGACGGTGTCCCCCGCCGAGATGGACCAGCGATTGGAGCGGCTCCAGGAATTGATCGACAGCCAGCAATCGGCCTTCAACAAGGCTGCGATTGGCTCAACGGTCGATGTGCTGTTCGAGCGTCCGGCCCGCAAGGAGGGCCAGATCGTCGGCCGCACCGCTTACCTCCAGCCCGCGCATGTGATGGCTTCGCCCGACATCATCGGACAGATCCTGCCGGTACGCATCGACAGCCTCGAGCGCTACAGCTTTCTCGGCGAGCTCGTGACGCCGCGCAACGCGCGCGAGCCCGTTTTATCGCAAGCCACTGGAGCCTGAACCCTTGCCAAAAAGCGCATCGGATTCGTCTTCTATCGCTCCCAGCCGCAAATTTGACCGCGACATGCAAGTTCCGCCCGAGACCCAGGTCGTCATCGATCTCGACGACAATCGCGCCGCTTCCGCGCTGGTCGGCCCTTACGGTCAGAATCTCGCGCAGATCGAGCGGCGCCTCGGCGTGGTCGTCGACTCCAAGGGCAACCACATCACCATCGGCGGCACGCGCGACGGCTGCGACGCCGCACGCCGCGTGCTGGAGATGCTCTACGCTCAGGCCGTGAAGGGCCAGGATCTCGACCAGGGTGAGGTCGAGGGCGCGATCCGCGCCGTGATCGCGCAAGGCTCGCTGTTCGAGTTCGACGCCAAATCGGCCAAGTCGACCTTCGACAGCATCAATTTGCGCAAGCGCCCGGTGCGCGCGCGCACCGCCGCGCAGGATTCCTACATCCGCGCGCTGAAGCGCCACGAGTTGGTGTTCGGCATCGGCCCGGCCGGCACCGGCAAGACCTGGCTCGCAGTCGCGCATGCCGCACAGCTGTTCGAGCGCAAGGAGGTCGACAAGATCATCCTGTCGCGTCCGGCGGTGGAAGCCGGCGAGCGGCTCGGTTTCCTGCCCGGCGATCTTCGCGAGAAGGTCGATCCTTATCTCCGTCCGATCTACGACGCGCTCTATGACCTGATGGACGCACGCATCGTCGAGCGCGCGCTGCAGACCGGCGAGATCGAGATCGCGCCGCTCGCCTTCATGCGCGGCCGCACGCTCACCAACGCCGCCATCATCCTGGACGAGGCGCAGAACACCACGTCGATGCAGATGAAGATGTTCCTGACCCGTCTCGGCGAGAACAGCCGCATGATCGTAACAGGCGACCCCTCCCAGATCGACCTGCCGAACGGCCAGACCTCGGGTCTGGCGGAAGCGACCCGGCTGCTTGGTGGCGTCGAGGGGATTGCACAAGTTCATTTCAAAGCCGAGGACGTGATTCGCCACGAGCTCGTGGCGCGGATCGTCGCCGCATATGAAGGCTCGCCGCAGCGGCCGGCCACCGGTAAATCCTGAAGAGACAACAGCCGGACCAAGCGGCGCAAACACGGCGCCTTTCGTTCCGAACAAACAAGATGTCACATCCGAACTTTCCCATGACCGAGGTCCTCGTCGTCGCCGATTGCTGGCAGCGCGAGCCCGATTCCGAATCCGTGATCCAGCGCGCCGTTGCGGCCGCCGCCGAGAGCGTCGACGAAGACGTTGCGGAGGCGGAAGTGGCCGTGATGCTGACCGATGACGCCGGCATCCGTACCCTCAACGGCAACTGGCGCGGCATCGACAAGCCGACCAACGTGCTGTCGTTCCCCGCGCTCCAGCCGGAGGGCGAGTGGAAGCCAGGCGATGCGCCGCGCATGCTCGGCGACATCGCGATCGCCTACGAGACCATGCGGCGCGAGGCGGACGAGGAACACAAGCCGTTCGAGCATCATTTGAGCCACCTCGCCGTGCACGGCTTCCTGCATCTGATCGGTTACGACCACGAGAACGACGCCGACGCGGAGGAGATGGAAGCGCTAGAACGACAGATCCTGGCGCATCTCGGCATCCCCGACCCCTATGCAGACCGCCCGGGGACAAACTGAGATGCCGGACTCCGACCCAATCCAGGACAACCCGCCCAACACGCGCAATTTGCCCGTCGTCGTGACGCAAGGCGAGGTGATGCGCCCGACCGCGGAAGGCTGGCTGCTGCGCGCCATCCGCACGCTGTTCGGCTGGAAGGCGGGATCGGTGCGCGACGACCTCCAGGTCGTGCTCGACGCGTCGACGCCCGACGACACCGGCTTCTCCGCGGTCGAGCGCACCATGCTGCGCAACATTCTCGGCCTGCATGAGCGCCGCATCGCCGACGTCATGGTCCATCGCGCCGACATCATCGCGGTGAAGCGCGACATCCCGCTCGGCGAATTGATGGACCGCTTCGAGAGCGCCGGCCATTCGCGGCTCGTCGTCTACAACGAGACGCTCGACGACCCCGTCGGCATCGTCCACATCCGCGACCTGCTCGCCTTCATGACCTCGCGCGCGCGCG
This genomic stretch from Bradyrhizobium sp. CCGB12 harbors:
- the murJ gene encoding murein biosynthesis integral membrane protein MurJ; translation: MIRSFLTVSTGTLASRLLGFARDSMIAALLGTGAVADAFLAAFQLVNVVRRLLSEGALNAALIPAWLRIRDSDGAAAAAAFAGRVLGTVSVALVAISIFIALAMPLIITVIAPGFLGSGTLDLAVHNARLMLPYLAFAGPVTVLMGLLNAQGRFALTAFSPLLFNIALIAAIAMLLVWHADATFAAWLLAATVGIAGLLQLAMLLSQRSGHLATPLRVNFDKEMQAFFAKAVPGMIASSGPQWLMVAGAIIASSTPSAVSWLYFANRLIELPLGIVGVAMGTVLVPELTRAVGSRDRDAVAHAESRALELATGLALPATIGLIVLAEPIVRLLFEHGAFGAQDSAATAHALMWLALGLPAHVLIKALSPAFYARSDTMTPLLATAKGFVVTVVLAVLLGHFLGTSGIAASIAAGAWSSALALIRKGTGEFGFSADAAARKRLPRILLAAAAMGALLWLTAGLVPGEAHGLIHVIVLGAQIAAGIAVYGLLLQILGAASWREAASALKRPA
- the trpS gene encoding tryptophan--tRNA ligase — its product is MAFVERVFSGVQPTGNLHLGNYLGAIVNFVKMQETHNCIYCVVDMHAITQGLDVWGGPAELTRNTREVTAAFIAAGIDPKKHIVFNQSQVSGHAELAWIFNCVARMGWLSRMTQFKEKAGKDRENASVGLFDYPVLMAADILLYRATHVPVGEDQKQHLELSRDIAQKFNNDFGDSIRAQGANDGLFFPLPEPFITGPATRVMSLRDGTKKMSKSDASDNSRINLTDDADTIAQKIRKAKTDPEPLPSEEKGLEARPEADNLVGIFAALSDRSKADVLRDFGGGQFSSFKNALAELCVTKLAPIAGEMKRLVADPDHIDAILNDGSDRARAIADETMKLSKDIVGFIRRR
- a CDS encoding universal stress protein, which produces MTSKRLCFEPGHKPKCLVIVDDTAEWDRAVYYASRWAIRAGGGVVMLRIIEPEQQSQEWLGVADIMRAEAQEAAEAALDRAAGRANGIAAITPERVIREGAAMEQLLAAIDEDPDIAMLVLAANPGAEGPGPLVALLSHEVGTFPVPVTIISGALSDQSVDSLS
- a CDS encoding NifU family protein; this encodes MFIQTEATPNPATLKFIPGRVVVDGSPMEFSSREAAGRSPLAEKLFDVPGVTGVFYGSDFITVTKAGGEWQQLKPAILGAIMEHYMSGAPLLADGTAQADADLDDEDEFFDEADAETVDMIKDLIETRVRPAVANDGGDITFRGFKDGIVYLNMKGACSGCPSSTATLQHGIQNLLKHFVPDVVEVRPM
- the tsaB gene encoding tRNA (adenosine(37)-N6)-threonylcarbamoyltransferase complex dimerization subunit type 1 TsaB, with protein sequence MLILAIDTALDACAAAVLDTETAELRAQESLPMKRGHAEALMPLIARVMQSAALSFTALDRIAVTVGPGSFTGLRVGISAARGLALAAERPAIGLTTLSAYAATIVGQSRSAPVISAIDARHDHVYFQIVAGDGSQLVRPKVASIDEAIAASQFGAPHLVGNAANILAERWPKDGPQPVAVDAQAAPDIGWVAWLGAAADPATNPARPFYLKAPDAKPAAQAPLAQAANS
- the rimI gene encoding ribosomal protein S18-alanine N-acetyltransferase, whose amino-acid sequence is MMRWLSQWWRGGTAAVEPASARDAARLAQLHGASFARGWGEGEFEGMISERNTLVHRLRLGRSTIGFAVSRIGADEAEILSIAVDQAHRGRGLSRTLLMTHLGHLAGRGVRTIFLEVEENNQPARRLYDRAGFMVVGRRERYYKQPNGEQLNALLMRRDLS
- a CDS encoding Fur family transcriptional regulator, with protein sequence MTALKPSSASKASGIEARCAATGMRMTEQRRVIARVLAEAVDHPDVEELYRRCVAVDDKISISTVYRTVKLFEDAGIIERHDFREGRARYETMRDSHHDHLINLRDGKVIEFTSEEIEKLQAEIARKLGYRLVDHRLELYCVPLDDDKPTS
- a CDS encoding HAD family hydrolase, with protein sequence MPIDLIIFDCDGVLVDSEVISCRAHADVLTRHGYPITSDQVFERFLGRSTRQANLEIETELGRKLPDAYHGDLQAELFRSFEADLEAIRGIHDVLEVVTQRVCVASSGSHQRMRVSLGSTGLYERLAPNIFSASQVKNGKPAPDLFLFAANEMGVSPERCVVIEDSLAGIAGARAAGMTVFGFYGGSHCGDGYAETLREAGADLLFSDMHELPELVRRVETDALAG
- the miaB gene encoding tRNA (N6-isopentenyl adenosine(37)-C2)-methylthiotransferase MiaB — translated: MTPPRKLHIKSYGCQMNVYDAQRMVDTLAPEGFVETASAEEADLVILNTCHIREKASEKVYSELGRLRVAKDEAARAGRAMQIAVAGCVAQAEGEEIVRRAPVVDVVVGPQSYHHLPDLLKRAGDEGRAIETEFPAADKFGFLAQPKPDAIRARGISAFVTVQEGCDKFCTFCVVPYTRGAEVSRPVAKIVDDVKRLADNGVRELTLIGQNVNAYHGEGPDGKSWPLGRLLEHLAKIPGIARLRYSTSHPRDVDDSLIAAHRDLGALMPFVHLPVQSGSDRILAAMNRKHTADDYLDVIDRFRTARQDIAFSSDFIVGFPGENEQDFLATLALVTQIGYAAAYSFKYSARPGTPAADMQETVSPAEMDQRLERLQELIDSQQSAFNKAAIGSTVDVLFERPARKEGQIVGRTAYLQPAHVMASPDIIGQILPVRIDSLERYSFLGELVTPRNAREPVLSQATGA
- a CDS encoding PhoH family protein, translating into MQVPPETQVVIDLDDNRAASALVGPYGQNLAQIERRLGVVVDSKGNHITIGGTRDGCDAARRVLEMLYAQAVKGQDLDQGEVEGAIRAVIAQGSLFEFDAKSAKSTFDSINLRKRPVRARTAAQDSYIRALKRHELVFGIGPAGTGKTWLAVAHAAQLFERKEVDKIILSRPAVEAGERLGFLPGDLREKVDPYLRPIYDALYDLMDARIVERALQTGEIEIAPLAFMRGRTLTNAAIILDEAQNTTSMQMKMFLTRLGENSRMIVTGDPSQIDLPNGQTSGLAEATRLLGGVEGIAQVHFKAEDVIRHELVARIVAAYEGSPQRPATGKS
- the ybeY gene encoding rRNA maturation RNase YbeY, whose translation is MTEVLVVADCWQREPDSESVIQRAVAAAAESVDEDVAEAEVAVMLTDDAGIRTLNGNWRGIDKPTNVLSFPALQPEGEWKPGDAPRMLGDIAIAYETMRREADEEHKPFEHHLSHLAVHGFLHLIGYDHENDADAEEMEALERQILAHLGIPDPYADRPGTN